In one window of Spartinivicinus poritis DNA:
- the gbpA gene encoding N-acetylglucosamine-binding protein GbpA, protein MKVQRSNIIPIGLTQIALMCSAIIAQGVFAHGYVSQPESRSLKCKQGDNVKCGPVQYEPQSVEGPDGFPNGGPDDGKIASAGLAQFSQLNEQTVDRWNKNNIKPGNNTFTWTFTANHVTKDFKYYITKQGWNKNATLKRSSFELTPFCNIPYNKKPPKTVSHQCNVPNRQGYHVILAVWDVGDTVMSFYQAIDVNFNGGTDPDPNPNPDPANKWTDIGDINPTITLKPGDSVKARVFDDQGELPDMATELAINTTDDGRKNNWPYLLAKAINNKQTKIAAGHVDAKGNVVPAMGKNNIYALKDSGIKRVEIQINKDQQPDPQVDVGGLQDKYTITNNQATVDFTLTTQAKLKIDYTIYGPNNSQVAFGSEPIDNASKNVQANITNAKPGKHTLVIKAKAQGIASSFMQQTYSFELVKDGGDKPNPDPSGDYDFKFPEGVSSYKAGTKVLQPKDGKIYQCKPFPYSGYCQQWSKYANQFEPGVGSAWQSAWEAK, encoded by the coding sequence GTGAAAGTACAACGCTCTAATATTATTCCTATTGGATTAACTCAAATTGCATTAATGTGCTCTGCAATTATTGCCCAGGGTGTTTTCGCTCATGGATATGTATCACAGCCTGAATCACGCTCACTTAAATGCAAACAAGGAGATAATGTAAAGTGTGGTCCAGTCCAATATGAGCCACAAAGTGTTGAAGGACCTGACGGTTTTCCTAATGGCGGTCCTGATGATGGCAAAATAGCTAGTGCTGGGCTCGCTCAGTTTTCTCAATTGAATGAACAAACGGTTGACCGCTGGAATAAAAACAATATAAAGCCTGGCAACAATACGTTTACTTGGACTTTCACAGCGAATCATGTCACAAAAGACTTTAAATACTATATTACTAAACAAGGGTGGAATAAAAATGCTACGCTCAAACGCAGCTCATTTGAGCTGACGCCATTCTGTAACATTCCCTATAATAAAAAGCCACCCAAAACAGTCTCCCACCAATGTAATGTACCTAACCGCCAAGGATATCATGTCATTCTAGCAGTATGGGATGTAGGCGATACAGTGATGAGCTTTTATCAGGCGATAGATGTCAACTTTAATGGCGGCACCGATCCAGACCCTAACCCAAACCCCGATCCAGCTAATAAATGGACTGATATAGGCGATATTAACCCTACCATTACACTTAAGCCAGGTGATAGTGTAAAAGCCAGAGTATTTGACGACCAAGGAGAGTTACCCGATATGGCAACTGAACTGGCAATCAATACAACCGATGATGGACGTAAAAATAATTGGCCTTACTTATTGGCCAAAGCGATTAATAATAAACAAACAAAGATTGCTGCAGGTCATGTAGATGCCAAAGGAAATGTTGTGCCAGCAATGGGTAAAAATAATATTTACGCCTTAAAAGACAGTGGAATAAAGCGTGTAGAAATCCAAATTAATAAAGACCAGCAGCCCGATCCACAAGTAGATGTAGGTGGGCTTCAAGATAAATATACTATTACCAATAATCAAGCTACGGTAGACTTTACGTTAACGACTCAAGCTAAATTGAAAATCGATTACACGATATATGGCCCTAATAATTCACAAGTGGCATTTGGTTCCGAGCCTATTGATAATGCTTCTAAAAATGTTCAGGCTAATATAACCAACGCAAAACCAGGCAAACACACTTTAGTCATCAAAGCTAAAGCACAGGGCATTGCTAGCAGTTTTATGCAACAGACTTACTCATTTGAGTTGGTAAAAGATGGTGGAGATAAACCAAACCCTGACCCTTCAGGTGATTACGATTTTAAATTCCCTGAAGGCGTATCCAGCTATAAAGCAGGTACTAAAGTATTACAACCGAAAGATGGAAAAATTTACCAATGTAAACCTTTTCCTTACAGTGGTTACTGTCAACAGTGGTCTAAGTATGCTAATCAGTTTGAGCCCGGTGTGGGTAGTGCCTGGCAATCAGCCTGGGAAGCAAAATAA
- a CDS encoding universal stress protein — MSLLSFNSIIVPIDFSEECVGAVNTALELVNSPKQVTLVHVKCPTTYITCGTAYVQLDEAEHTKQIEEHFQQFIQNHQWQELNWTLLTGKPGEEIVSYAKEVNASLIVIPSHGYHGIKRLMLGSVAERVVRLAHCPVTVLKRREDTTHH; from the coding sequence ATGAGCTTACTTTCATTTAACTCAATCATTGTTCCCATTGATTTTTCAGAGGAGTGTGTTGGTGCAGTTAACACGGCATTAGAATTAGTAAACTCTCCTAAGCAGGTAACGCTTGTTCATGTGAAATGTCCAACCACTTACATTACTTGTGGTACTGCTTATGTACAGCTGGATGAGGCTGAGCATACAAAGCAAATAGAGGAGCACTTCCAGCAATTTATTCAAAACCACCAGTGGCAAGAGCTGAATTGGACATTACTTACTGGCAAGCCAGGTGAAGAAATTGTATCTTACGCTAAAGAAGTAAATGCCAGCCTAATTGTTATTCCTTCCCATGGCTACCATGGTATTAAACGACTCATGTTAGGTTCAGTTGCAGAACGGGTGGTCCGTTTAGCACACTGCCCAGTCACCGTGCTCAAACGGAGAGAAGATACTACACACCATTAA
- a CDS encoding retention module-containing protein — translation MATSTQATKTAIGFVKKSYGEVYAYDASGQQRILKPGKEVYGFDTIKTYSGFIMVEFVDGSWMDMGAYDQMTFNESLFGKKALTALMNIEPDDVALIQEALVAGKDPTDIAQPTAAGPETEGAIEDLGSTPPIVGREPQTTLSEAVLPSITTTGIQQRESLSRTISEIEVDEPDKAIVVTSTPVSIIGTAADDIIFGTPGDDLIEAGPGNDTITGNSGADGFILSPGDDGTAIAPVIDTITDFNRGEGDFLNVSDLLIGEDASNLDQFLQLNFAGGSTLINISPDGSGAVTQQVLLGGVDLSVDFGTADSATIVTNLLDEGSVVIT, via the coding sequence ATGGCCACTTCAACTCAAGCAACTAAAACAGCAATTGGTTTTGTGAAAAAGTCTTATGGCGAGGTATATGCTTATGATGCAAGTGGGCAGCAACGAATTTTAAAGCCTGGCAAGGAGGTTTATGGGTTTGATACCATTAAAACTTACTCTGGGTTTATTATGGTAGAGTTTGTTGATGGTAGTTGGATGGATATGGGAGCCTATGACCAAATGACTTTTAATGAAAGTCTATTCGGTAAGAAGGCACTAACTGCCTTAATGAACATTGAACCAGATGATGTAGCACTTATTCAAGAGGCATTAGTTGCAGGTAAAGACCCTACCGACATTGCCCAACCTACAGCAGCCGGCCCTGAAACAGAAGGCGCGATTGAAGATTTGGGTTCTACTCCTCCAATTGTTGGGCGTGAGCCTCAAACAACTTTATCAGAAGCGGTTTTACCATCAATTACCACCACGGGAATACAGCAGAGGGAGAGCCTGTCGCGCACAATTTCAGAAATTGAAGTAGACGAGCCTGATAAAGCAATTGTTGTAACCTCAACGCCGGTTAGCATCATTGGGACGGCAGCGGATGATATTATTTTTGGTACACCTGGTGATGACTTAATTGAAGCGGGTCCAGGTAATGACACGATCACTGGTAATAGCGGGGCTGATGGTTTTATTTTGAGCCCAGGAGATGATGGTACAGCCATAGCGCCTGTGATTGATACAATTACTGATTTTAATCGAGGTGAAGGCGATTTTTTAAATGTTAGTGATTTATTAATAGGAGAAGATGCCAGCAATTTAGATCAGTTCTTACAACTTAATTTTGCTGGAGGTAGCACACTAATTAATATCAGCCCTGATGGCTCTGGAGCTGTCACACAACAGGTGTTGCTGGGCGGCGTTGATTTATCTGTTGATTTTGGTACAGCTGATTCAGCCACCATCGTTACCAATTTGCTTGATGAAGGGAGTGTGGTAATTACCTGA
- a CDS encoding thioesterase II family protein: protein MINNKQLRLTKSYFDDVNGHNAKLTLFCFPYAGGSAAIYYRWPQLLQAKIAVCPAYLPGRGIRFDETPIDQLDCLTNKLLSAITPYLNRPYAFFGHSMGALIAYELTQKICQAGLTQPEHLFVSGRQAPHLSRKKNNIHHLSDNELKVELKQLNGTPQDVLNSDELMELMLPVVRADFKLVETYQFTGHAPLTVPITAFTGTCDVDIPLSDVIAWNQHTHNQFDYYELPGDHFFIHQMKDDMCQIINNSLLGYSQ, encoded by the coding sequence TTGATAAATAATAAACAATTACGGCTAACCAAAAGCTACTTTGATGATGTGAACGGCCATAATGCCAAGTTAACACTATTTTGCTTTCCCTATGCTGGTGGCAGTGCTGCAATTTATTACCGTTGGCCACAGCTGCTGCAAGCGAAGATAGCGGTTTGTCCTGCTTATTTACCTGGTCGGGGAATACGTTTTGACGAGACTCCCATTGATCAGCTTGATTGTTTAACAAATAAGCTGCTATCTGCTATTACCCCTTATCTAAATCGTCCCTATGCATTTTTTGGACATAGTATGGGAGCACTAATCGCCTATGAGTTGACTCAAAAAATTTGTCAAGCGGGTTTAACACAACCCGAACATTTATTTGTATCAGGTAGGCAAGCACCACATTTATCACGGAAGAAGAACAATATACATCACTTGTCAGATAATGAGTTAAAGGTTGAGCTGAAACAACTTAATGGTACACCACAAGACGTATTGAACTCAGATGAGTTAATGGAGTTGATGTTGCCTGTGGTGCGGGCAGACTTTAAATTGGTAGAAACTTATCAGTTTACAGGCCATGCTCCATTAACTGTCCCAATCACAGCATTTACAGGCACTTGTGATGTTGATATTCCTTTATCTGATGTCATTGCTTGGAATCAACATACTCATAATCAGTTTGATTACTATGAACTACCTGGAGATCATTTTTTCATTCATCAGATGAAAGACGATATGTGTCAAATTATCAATAACAGTCTATTGGGTTACAGCCAGTAA